A genomic region of Luteibacter aegosomatissinici contains the following coding sequences:
- a CDS encoding MFS transporter, which yields MTPKPESSRHSARHAHIVVAITFFALLLSAGILSTPGVLMVPLGLSFGWDRSVVSTGAATGIFLYGLVGPFAAALMLSFGIRRTMMSGLLLIGAATLASLWMKEPWQYIVTWGVLSGIGSGALAGVLGAAVVNRWFATRQGLMIGILSASTATGSLIFLPFLAWLSRNAQWQPVAIAVSIAALALVPLVYFLVPEHPHHVGVRRVGETDMSPPPPAPHQARTPMAAIHVLQKASKVPAFWLLAGTFFACGLTTNGLVGTHLIAYCGDHGIPPVHAAGFMSMIGLFDLIGTTASGWLTDRYDSRRLLIGFYALRGVSLLIMPFVDFSTTNLTIFAVFFGLDWIATIPPTLKLANEAFGEHDAPIVFGWVVVAHQLGAAGAAIGAGTVRQMAGSYQPAFVAAGVIALGAATVLVVSSIRHTRRGGVPQPARAQS from the coding sequence ATGACCCCCAAGCCAGAGTCCAGCAGGCACTCAGCGCGTCACGCCCATATCGTCGTGGCCATCACCTTCTTCGCCCTGCTCCTGTCGGCCGGCATCCTGTCGACGCCGGGCGTCCTCATGGTCCCGCTCGGACTGAGTTTCGGATGGGACCGCTCGGTGGTCTCGACAGGGGCTGCCACCGGCATCTTCCTCTACGGCCTGGTTGGTCCGTTCGCAGCGGCGCTGATGCTGTCGTTTGGTATTCGCCGGACGATGATGAGCGGCCTGTTGCTCATCGGGGCAGCGACGCTCGCGAGCCTGTGGATGAAGGAACCCTGGCAGTACATCGTGACCTGGGGCGTATTGTCCGGCATCGGCTCTGGCGCACTCGCCGGCGTTCTCGGGGCAGCCGTGGTCAACCGTTGGTTCGCCACGCGCCAGGGCCTTATGATTGGCATCCTCAGCGCGAGTACGGCCACGGGCTCACTCATCTTCCTCCCCTTCCTTGCCTGGTTGTCCCGAAACGCCCAGTGGCAACCCGTTGCCATTGCTGTGTCCATCGCCGCCCTCGCCCTCGTACCGCTCGTGTACTTTCTGGTCCCCGAGCATCCCCACCATGTCGGCGTTCGTCGCGTGGGAGAAACGGACATGTCGCCCCCACCGCCTGCGCCACACCAGGCCCGCACACCCATGGCCGCCATCCACGTGCTGCAAAAAGCCTCGAAAGTGCCGGCGTTCTGGCTACTGGCAGGCACCTTTTTTGCCTGCGGGCTGACGACAAACGGCCTTGTCGGCACCCACCTGATTGCCTATTGCGGCGACCACGGCATCCCGCCAGTGCACGCCGCAGGCTTCATGTCGATGATTGGTCTCTTCGACCTCATCGGGACCACTGCATCAGGCTGGCTGACCGACCGCTACGACTCACGCCGGCTCCTTATCGGGTTTTATGCCCTGCGCGGCGTATCGCTGCTCATCATGCCATTTGTCGACTTCTCGACGACCAACTTGACCATCTTTGCCGTCTTCTTCGGTCTCGACTGGATTGCGACCATCCCTCCAACACTCAAGCTCGCCAACGAAGCCTTCGGCGAGCACGACGCGCCCATCGTGTTTGGCTGGGTGGTCGTGGCCCACCAACTCGGCGCGGCTGGCGCCGCCATCGGTGCGGGCACCGTGCGACAGATGGCCGGGTCCTACCAGCCAGCCTTCGTCGCCGCCGGCGTCATCGCCCTGGGGGCGGCCACCGTTCTCGTTGTCTCTTCGATACGACATACCCGCCGGGGTGGCGTGCCACAGCCCGCACGCGCCCAATCCTGA
- a CDS encoding winged helix-turn-helix transcriptional regulator, producing the protein MNWEEISGSVCPIARTLAVVGDRWTLLILRELAMGNSRFDEIQAQTGMSSFLLSTRLKRLEHDGVVERRQYTDRPPRFEYFATDKGKEFDAILLSMRDWGVRWTPYNEGQPLPLAVVVRATGEAVEPGQRLPAGAFPFRFDECVTAISPAFAHERDLRRDAFFDARRHPRGVDA; encoded by the coding sequence ATGAACTGGGAGGAAATCTCTGGCAGCGTCTGTCCCATTGCGCGAACGCTCGCCGTCGTCGGTGACCGCTGGACGCTGCTCATTTTACGCGAGCTTGCCATGGGCAATTCCCGCTTTGATGAAATCCAGGCCCAGACCGGCATGTCCTCGTTTCTGCTCTCGACAAGACTCAAGCGCCTTGAGCACGACGGCGTCGTTGAGCGCCGGCAATACACGGACCGGCCGCCCCGCTTTGAGTATTTTGCCACTGACAAGGGCAAGGAGTTCGATGCCATTCTCCTCTCCATGCGGGATTGGGGTGTCCGTTGGACACCCTACAACGAGGGCCAGCCGCTGCCCCTCGCAGTTGTCGTTCGCGCCACGGGTGAGGCGGTCGAGCCCGGGCAACGCCTTCCGGCCGGGGCCTTCCCTTTCCGCTTTGATGAATGCGTAACTGCCATCAGCCCGGCGTTCGCCCATGAGCGCGACCTCCGCCGGGACGCCTTCTTTGACGCAAGGCGCCACCCCCGGGGGGTCGACGCGTGA
- a CDS encoding FlxA-like family protein — MAAEKGKENSKIGKDQTATLQEMQRQIQALQAKIADLQARQEAQADAQVETAKAVNDVQVASAKPADELTRKLDALNKLVDNTHVGGTMFFDVTSQSHKEATGISSLVKKDGHGSTNGTGFDVKRFYLTVDHKFDDVWSANLTTDFNYQVSIGQTSLFVKKAYVQGKFDGLFTVRFGAADMPWIPFVEKWYGYRFVENTITDRSFEGGRSGGTATAGGVGAFGNSSDWGIHALGATTGGNSISYQLSVVNGRGYRNLSRSKSVDTEARFGYSPIEQMVIAVGGYSGKRGYDTEGGAPTRTATRGDALLAWRDKTWGAGVEYFHTENWDDILRYAGTGAGPNPATNSTKDKADGYSAWADWHFYDQFAVFGRYDRVDYKYDNLTSVEEKLKDRYYNAGVSYDVLKNLKLALVYKHNKLDGPVATPYHYKTNEVGVWGMLTF, encoded by the coding sequence ATGGCGGCCGAGAAAGGCAAAGAAAACTCAAAAATCGGCAAAGACCAGACAGCAACGCTTCAAGAAATGCAGCGGCAGATACAGGCCTTGCAGGCAAAAATTGCGGACTTGCAGGCAAGGCAGGAAGCGCAAGCCGACGCCCAGGTCGAGACTGCTAAGGCGGTCAATGACGTCCAGGTGGCCAGTGCAAAGCCAGCGGACGAACTGACCAGGAAGCTCGATGCCCTCAACAAGCTCGTTGACAACACCCATGTCGGCGGCACGATGTTCTTTGACGTGACCAGCCAGAGTCACAAGGAAGCGACGGGCATCAGCAGCCTTGTCAAGAAGGACGGCCACGGTTCGACCAATGGCACGGGTTTTGATGTCAAGCGCTTTTACCTGACGGTCGACCACAAGTTCGACGATGTCTGGTCCGCAAACCTGACCACGGACTTCAACTACCAGGTCTCCATCGGGCAGACCAGCCTGTTCGTGAAGAAGGCATACGTCCAGGGCAAGTTCGACGGTCTCTTCACCGTCCGTTTCGGTGCGGCCGACATGCCGTGGATTCCGTTCGTCGAGAAGTGGTACGGGTACCGCTTCGTCGAAAACACCATCACCGACCGTTCGTTCGAAGGGGGGCGTAGTGGCGGCACCGCGACCGCCGGTGGCGTTGGCGCATTCGGCAATTCGTCGGACTGGGGCATCCACGCGCTGGGCGCGACAACGGGCGGCAATTCCATCAGCTACCAGCTGTCGGTCGTCAATGGTCGCGGGTACCGCAACCTCAGCCGTTCAAAGTCGGTCGACACCGAGGCGCGTTTCGGCTACTCGCCCATTGAGCAGATGGTTATCGCCGTTGGCGGCTACAGTGGCAAACGCGGCTACGACACAGAGGGCGGTGCACCCACCCGCACGGCGACTCGTGGCGACGCGTTGCTTGCCTGGCGCGACAAGACCTGGGGTGCGGGCGTGGAGTACTTCCACACGGAAAACTGGGACGATATCCTCAGGTATGCGGGCACCGGCGCAGGGCCCAATCCTGCGACCAACTCCACCAAGGACAAGGCGGATGGCTACTCGGCATGGGCCGACTGGCACTTTTACGACCAGTTTGCTGTCTTTGGTCGCTATGACCGCGTCGACTACAAGTACGACAACCTGACCAGCGTCGAGGAAAAGCTCAAGGACCGGTATTACAATGCGGGTGTTTCCTATGATGTGCTAAAGAACCTCAAGCTCGCGCTTGTCTACAAGCACAACAAGCTCGACGGTCCGGTGGCAACGCCGTACCATTACAAGACGAACGAAGTGGGTGTTTGGGGCATGCTGACCTTCTGA
- a CDS encoding aldo/keto reductase, which produces MAHPTFLRSLGPLGFGGAPLGNMFRTVSEAQAEETLHTAWESGIRYFDTAPVYGTGLSEHRFGHALRMRPRGEFVLSTKVGRMLLPNPSSDGNFGPFVSGLPFDVEYDYSYDAAKRSIDDSLQRLGLSSIDIVYIHDIAEDAHGTGWRPLFDGAMKGAARALAELKHEGVIKAWGLGVNTVESCERALEQADPDVFLLAGRYSLLNTPALDTLFPACLSRGVDVVIGGPYNSGLIAGGKTYNYRDAETEEVAARDRLAAIATRHGVDLRAAALQFCEAHPVVASVIPGTSTPARVAENVALLNMTIPGAFWTELKATGLIPAHAPVPDPDTASA; this is translated from the coding sequence ATGGCGCACCCGACGTTTCTCCGCTCCCTTGGCCCGCTCGGTTTCGGTGGAGCTCCTCTCGGCAACATGTTCCGGACCGTCTCAGAGGCCCAGGCCGAGGAGACGCTGCATACGGCGTGGGAATCGGGCATTCGCTACTTCGACACGGCGCCGGTTTACGGTACGGGTCTTTCGGAACACCGGTTCGGTCATGCCCTGCGTATGCGCCCGCGCGGCGAGTTTGTCCTCTCGACCAAGGTTGGCCGCATGCTGCTGCCCAATCCGTCATCGGACGGCAACTTCGGCCCTTTCGTTAGCGGTCTGCCCTTTGACGTCGAATATGACTATTCGTATGACGCGGCGAAACGCTCGATTGACGACAGTCTGCAGCGCCTGGGACTTTCGAGCATCGACATCGTCTACATCCATGACATCGCCGAGGACGCGCACGGGACGGGCTGGCGACCCCTGTTTGATGGTGCGATGAAGGGCGCTGCCCGCGCGCTTGCGGAGCTCAAGCACGAGGGCGTCATCAAGGCGTGGGGCCTTGGCGTCAACACCGTTGAATCCTGCGAACGGGCGCTGGAACAGGCCGACCCCGACGTTTTCCTGCTTGCCGGCCGCTACAGCCTGCTCAACACCCCGGCGCTCGATACGCTCTTTCCGGCCTGTCTTTCCCGGGGCGTCGACGTGGTCATCGGTGGGCCATACAACTCCGGACTGATTGCGGGCGGGAAGACCTACAACTACCGCGATGCGGAGACGGAGGAAGTCGCTGCGCGCGACCGCCTCGCGGCAATCGCCACAAGGCACGGTGTCGACCTTCGCGCTGCGGCATTGCAGTTTTGCGAGGCGCACCCGGTCGTTGCCTCCGTCATTCCAGGCACGTCGACGCCTGCACGTGTGGCCGAGAACGTGGCGCTCCTCAACATGACCATCCCTGGCGCGTTCTGGACGGAGCTCAAGGCGACCGGGCTGATTCCCGCGCATGCCCCGGTTCCGGACCCGGACACGGCGAGCGCCTGA
- a CDS encoding helix-turn-helix domain-containing protein has product MTTFVADTRRCDGRVRPETALPGHQLAFIRERARTVRIQVEAGPCRYLHLVFSGLRLASASAPRPLLLTFSRTHHDATTDPSVSSLGRLLDSALTESPENTPLLAHLALAMRALITEPETTAPPAQAPGLSDLQLKRALAFINSHFGQALKLPDIAAACALSPGHFARAFQRSTGKTPYRWLLERRIHEAQRLMVETPMPLIDVGSHCGFASQSHFTRIFRNAVGVPPGVWRRSADSHG; this is encoded by the coding sequence GTGACCACCTTTGTTGCCGATACCCGCCGGTGCGACGGGCGGGTGCGGCCGGAGACAGCGTTGCCAGGGCACCAGTTGGCCTTTATCAGGGAGCGGGCGCGGACGGTCCGCATCCAGGTCGAGGCCGGCCCCTGCCGGTACCTGCACCTTGTCTTCAGCGGATTGCGCCTGGCGAGCGCCAGCGCACCGCGCCCGCTGCTGCTTACCTTTTCCCGTACGCACCACGACGCCACGACTGACCCGTCGGTGTCGTCGCTCGGCAGGCTCCTCGATTCGGCCCTCACCGAAAGTCCGGAAAACACGCCTTTGCTGGCTCACCTCGCCCTCGCGATGCGGGCACTCATCACAGAGCCCGAAACGACGGCGCCACCAGCCCAGGCGCCGGGCCTGTCGGACCTCCAGCTCAAACGCGCGCTCGCCTTCATCAACAGCCATTTCGGGCAGGCACTCAAGCTTCCGGACATCGCTGCCGCCTGCGCACTCTCGCCCGGGCATTTCGCGCGGGCGTTCCAGCGGAGCACTGGCAAGACGCCCTACCGCTGGCTGCTTGAACGACGCATCCATGAAGCGCAACGACTCATGGTCGAAACGCCCATGCCGCTCATTGACGTCGGATCACACTGCGGATTTGCCTCACAGAGCCACTTTACCCGAATCTTCCGCAATGCCGTCGGAGTACCGCCTGGCGTCTGGCGACGCTCGGCGGACTCCCACGGCTAA
- a CDS encoding helix-turn-helix domain-containing protein, whose amino-acid sequence MVIALIEESFGRPLSGDEMAASVGLSKGAFHRAFKATFGLTPFRYLTRKRVEAAARLMLATNLNLGAIAADAGFYDQAHLCRQFRKVFGESPDRWRRRQRERCTGQRVSG is encoded by the coding sequence ATGGTCATTGCGCTCATCGAGGAGTCATTCGGTCGTCCCTTGTCCGGCGACGAGATGGCGGCAAGTGTCGGCCTGAGCAAAGGGGCCTTCCACCGGGCGTTCAAGGCGACCTTTGGCCTCACGCCGTTCCGCTATTTGACCCGAAAGCGGGTGGAGGCAGCCGCGCGATTGATGTTGGCCACGAACCTCAATCTTGGTGCCATCGCCGCCGACGCCGGCTTTTATGATCAGGCGCATCTGTGCCGTCAGTTTCGCAAGGTTTTTGGTGAATCGCCTGACCGTTGGCGCCGCCGTCAGCGCGAACGGTGCACAGGTCAGCGCGTATCGGGCTGA
- a CDS encoding MFS transporter translates to MTDIGSAIGAGVDERAWITTAFSVAQMLTGPVAAWLGLVFGLRRVLMGGAVLYSLSQLLLPFCQNLPLFIAVQFLAGLGSGTFIPLTIGVVLKNLPKPFWVLGISAYALNLELTLNIAATLEGWHIDHGGWRWIFWQNLPIALALVFCIMGGIPKEPVNRAELVRGDYWGMFLAGVGFSLVYACLDQGNRLDWTSSGLIVGLAIGGLVLLAAFAIHEFTNPFGAIEFSFLAKRNILILALLLALARMLVLSSNFLVPQFLTTVGGFRPTEVGDLLLWVALPQFLIGPLVGLVLLRVDARWVLGGGILLVCIACLLASRLTPDWAEAQFIPSMLLQALGQTMALTALIYYFVLHLTPALVLTFGAIAQTARLFGGEIAVAVIQTFQRVQSQVHSNLVGLHVGAGEADTNLRLVQYSTGPLLRFGGSNDPANAGRSLALLSSAVRTQAQTLSFSDTFLMVAATAVLGLALVALLQRPPPSEPA, encoded by the coding sequence TTGACCGACATCGGGTCCGCCATCGGAGCCGGTGTTGACGAGCGGGCGTGGATAACCACAGCCTTCAGTGTCGCACAGATGCTGACCGGGCCCGTGGCGGCCTGGCTTGGCCTGGTTTTCGGTCTCAGGCGCGTCCTTATGGGGGGAGCCGTGCTTTACTCGCTCTCCCAGCTCCTCTTGCCGTTCTGTCAGAACCTGCCGCTGTTTATCGCCGTGCAGTTTCTGGCCGGTCTTGGCTCGGGTACGTTTATCCCGTTGACCATCGGGGTGGTCCTTAAAAATCTCCCGAAGCCGTTCTGGGTGCTTGGCATCAGTGCATATGCTCTTAACCTTGAGCTGACCCTCAACATTGCAGCAACCCTCGAGGGTTGGCACATCGACCACGGTGGCTGGAGGTGGATTTTCTGGCAAAACCTACCTATCGCTCTTGCACTGGTCTTCTGCATCATGGGCGGTATCCCGAAAGAGCCTGTCAATCGCGCTGAGTTGGTGCGGGGTGACTACTGGGGAATGTTTCTCGCGGGTGTCGGGTTTTCGCTTGTCTACGCGTGTCTCGACCAGGGGAACCGCCTCGACTGGACGTCCTCCGGTCTGATTGTTGGTCTGGCAATCGGAGGTTTGGTGCTACTTGCCGCTTTCGCAATCCACGAGTTTACCAACCCCTTCGGTGCCATCGAATTCTCGTTTCTGGCCAAACGCAATATTCTCATTCTGGCGCTCCTCCTCGCGCTCGCCCGTATGCTGGTGTTAAGCAGCAATTTCCTTGTGCCGCAATTCCTGACCACGGTCGGCGGCTTCAGGCCTACGGAGGTCGGTGACCTGCTTTTGTGGGTCGCCTTACCCCAGTTCCTCATTGGCCCCCTCGTCGGCCTTGTCCTTCTTCGCGTCGATGCGCGTTGGGTGCTCGGCGGTGGCATCCTTCTCGTCTGCATCGCGTGTCTTCTGGCTAGCCGTTTGACCCCTGATTGGGCCGAGGCCCAGTTCATTCCGTCCATGCTGCTCCAGGCGTTGGGCCAGACGATGGCACTCACGGCCCTCATATATTATTTCGTACTGCATTTGACCCCGGCGCTGGTCCTGACCTTCGGCGCCATTGCACAAACGGCTCGCCTTTTCGGCGGCGAGATTGCGGTGGCGGTCATCCAGACCTTCCAGCGCGTCCAGAGTCAGGTTCACTCCAACCTTGTCGGACTCCACGTCGGGGCGGGGGAAGCCGACACTAATCTCCGTTTGGTGCAGTATTCCACTGGGCCGCTCCTCCGATTTGGCGGCAGTAACGATCCGGCCAACGCCGGTCGATCGCTTGCGCTGCTCTCGAGTGCGGTGCGGACACAGGCTCAGACGCTGAGCTTTTCCGACACCTTCCTGATGGTCGCAGCGACCGCTGTGCTCGGCCTTGCCCTCGTTGCACTTTTGCAGCGACCACCACCCTCGGAGCCAGCCTAG
- a CDS encoding HlyD family secretion protein yields MDPFVPSVPSGLPYRWVATGVRILVVLLGVATVWVFATRWNMWSGAAARQRTDDAYLESDVIPLSARVAGYVRTVNVGDFQRVRRGDVLAALVNDDYRAQVAQALASLQQSEAQIAILERQRDQQVATIAASTAGVASAVASARLYKLEVARQRNLFVQGHFASRQAVDQAEASDLQATAAHTQSVAQESAARKVLGTLDAQIAAARASQAAQRAVLELARINLGYTEIRAPVDGMVGQRQVRPGQYVGVGAQVISVVALPNVWVIANYKETQMTNIRRNQPAKVTVDAFPGRVFHGHVDSWSPASGARFSLLPPDNATGNFTKVIQRLAVKIVLDDVPAAGQVLLRPGMSVIATIDTDAGR; encoded by the coding sequence ATGGACCCGTTCGTCCCTTCCGTGCCATCAGGTTTGCCATATCGCTGGGTCGCAACCGGCGTCCGTATCCTTGTTGTGCTCCTCGGGGTCGCAACGGTTTGGGTGTTTGCCACGAGGTGGAACATGTGGTCGGGGGCGGCGGCGCGTCAGAGAACCGATGACGCCTATCTGGAAAGCGATGTGATTCCCCTGTCGGCCCGTGTCGCCGGATATGTTCGCACCGTTAACGTGGGCGACTTCCAGCGTGTCAGGAGGGGGGATGTCCTCGCGGCGTTGGTCAATGATGACTACCGCGCCCAAGTCGCTCAAGCTCTGGCGTCGCTTCAGCAAAGTGAAGCACAGATTGCGATTCTCGAGCGACAACGAGACCAGCAGGTCGCCACGATAGCAGCATCCACGGCTGGTGTTGCTTCCGCCGTGGCGTCCGCCCGGCTCTATAAGCTCGAGGTCGCACGCCAGAGAAATCTGTTCGTTCAGGGGCACTTTGCCTCCAGGCAGGCTGTCGATCAGGCTGAGGCGAGCGATCTTCAGGCGACTGCCGCCCACACCCAGTCGGTGGCTCAGGAGAGTGCCGCACGAAAAGTCCTCGGGACGCTCGACGCCCAAATCGCGGCCGCACGAGCCTCTCAGGCGGCACAACGCGCCGTTCTGGAGTTGGCTCGTATCAACCTTGGCTACACCGAGATTCGTGCGCCTGTCGACGGCATGGTTGGTCAGCGCCAGGTGCGGCCGGGACAGTACGTGGGCGTTGGTGCGCAGGTCATCAGCGTCGTCGCGCTTCCCAACGTGTGGGTCATTGCCAACTACAAAGAGACACAGATGACCAACATTCGCCGCAACCAGCCGGCCAAGGTGACTGTCGACGCGTTCCCCGGCAGGGTCTTCCACGGCCACGTTGACAGTTGGTCGCCAGCCTCCGGAGCACGGTTCTCGCTCCTTCCTCCCGATAATGCAACGGGCAACTTCACCAAGGTCATCCAGCGCCTTGCGGTGAAGATTGTCCTCGACGATGTTCCTGCGGCGGGTCAGGTCTTGCTGCGACCGGGTATGTCTGTCATCGCCACCATCGACACGGATGCGGGCAGGTAG
- a CDS encoding LysR family transcriptional regulator, with product MDDKRLDLNLLLALEALLAERNVTRAAQRLNLSQPALSAQLARLRILFGDELLTPTSRGVVPTATGAELEVPLRRALGQVRDVVAAARGFDPMVSSVTLTVAASDYMQVSILLPFLIEMSAVAPGVRLMVNLMHDSRAVHAALEKGVVDVAFLQREDVAGTSLRRMDVLSERYIGVARKGRFDDGAITLDTFTEARHIMVSPRGDGFAGATDIGLAAVGRSRHVAFAVSSFLVMLETVAASDLIALAPERLARRYIERLDLFTPPVEVAGFCIAMVWHERTDSHPAREWLRGKLAEFCLAH from the coding sequence ATGGATGACAAGCGACTCGACCTCAATCTCCTCCTCGCGCTCGAGGCACTCCTGGCTGAGCGGAACGTCACGAGGGCGGCGCAGCGGCTCAATCTGAGCCAGCCAGCGCTCAGCGCCCAGCTCGCGCGCCTCAGGATCCTCTTCGGCGATGAACTCCTTACGCCGACCTCGCGTGGCGTCGTCCCCACGGCGACCGGGGCTGAGCTTGAAGTCCCGTTGCGCCGGGCTCTCGGGCAGGTCAGGGACGTGGTTGCGGCAGCACGTGGCTTTGATCCCATGGTCTCCTCGGTGACATTGACCGTCGCCGCGAGTGACTACATGCAGGTGAGCATCCTGTTGCCGTTCCTCATTGAGATGAGCGCTGTGGCACCGGGTGTACGTCTGATGGTAAATCTCATGCATGACAGCCGCGCGGTCCACGCTGCGCTGGAGAAAGGTGTCGTAGATGTGGCCTTTCTACAGCGCGAGGATGTCGCTGGCACCTCCCTGCGCCGCATGGACGTGCTATCCGAACGCTACATCGGCGTTGCCCGCAAGGGTCGCTTTGACGACGGGGCTATAACCCTGGATACGTTCACGGAAGCTCGTCACATAATGGTTTCACCCCGGGGCGATGGATTCGCTGGGGCGACCGATATTGGGCTCGCAGCGGTCGGCCGGTCGCGCCACGTCGCCTTCGCAGTCTCGTCATTTCTCGTCATGCTCGAGACGGTCGCGGCTTCAGACCTCATTGCCCTGGCGCCTGAGCGCCTCGCCCGACGGTACATCGAACGGCTCGACCTGTTCACGCCACCTGTGGAGGTGGCGGGATTCTGCATCGCCATGGTGTGGCACGAGCGCACGGACTCCCACCCGGCACGGGAATGGCTCCGTGGAAAGCTCGCGGAGTTCTGCTTGGCGCACTGA
- a CDS encoding flavodoxin family protein, which translates to MAKVAIVFSSGHGHTRTIAEHVLKGILGVAGVAGELLEILPDQVREDGRWHDESIVASLNEADAIVFGAPTYMGSAHGLFKLFLEYGFTPWLGQQWKDKIAAGFTNSASRSGDKLIALEQMAVFAAQMSMVWVGVGDQPGGNFTESRYTDVNVNGSWLGLSAQSFGDGTPETAPHPGDRLTAERFGRRIARTTARWLIGADAYPPQRISEEESRRRNIAGADEWRRFDD; encoded by the coding sequence ATGGCCAAAGTTGCCATCGTTTTTTCATCCGGCCACGGCCACACGCGAACCATCGCCGAGCACGTACTCAAGGGGATTCTTGGCGTTGCCGGCGTTGCCGGGGAACTGCTCGAGATCCTGCCGGACCAGGTTCGCGAGGACGGGCGCTGGCACGACGAGTCCATTGTCGCCTCACTAAATGAAGCCGATGCAATCGTCTTTGGCGCGCCGACGTATATGGGATCCGCACATGGCCTCTTCAAACTTTTTCTCGAGTACGGCTTTACGCCATGGCTTGGGCAGCAATGGAAAGACAAGATTGCCGCAGGATTCACCAATTCCGCGTCGCGAAGCGGAGACAAGCTTATCGCCCTCGAGCAGATGGCTGTGTTTGCCGCGCAGATGAGCATGGTGTGGGTCGGCGTCGGTGACCAGCCCGGCGGGAATTTCACTGAAAGTCGGTATACGGACGTAAACGTAAATGGGTCGTGGCTCGGCCTCAGTGCACAGAGCTTTGGTGATGGCACCCCGGAGACCGCCCCGCACCCGGGGGACCGTCTTACGGCCGAGCGCTTCGGCCGACGCATCGCGCGAACGACTGCACGTTGGCTAATCGGTGCCGATGCATATCCGCCACAACGAATCAGCGAAGAGGAATCGCGCCGGCGGAACATCGCCGGTGCGGATGAATGGCGCCGGTTCGACGACTGA
- a CDS encoding isochorismatase family cysteine hydrolase — MKENYSTNDTALLLVDLLNDFLDETGKLSQRIGPMLEKTGLIDHLTRLVTGARARGVKIFYVPHGLHEHSFDDVTHVHPRWQWAMENKVFWMGEWGSDFYPTFKPHDGDVIISRHRTFDSFVNTDMLAKLKEHKIEKVVLAGLTSHTCVESAGRHALEEGFHVTFLTDGVAEFTEEAHRAAIDLSYPTFGHEVTTIDEFLAAIDPA; from the coding sequence ATGAAAGAAAACTATTCGACCAACGACACCGCCCTTCTTCTCGTCGACCTCCTGAATGATTTTCTCGATGAGACAGGGAAACTGTCGCAACGCATCGGCCCAATGCTCGAGAAGACCGGTCTCATTGACCACCTCACGCGCCTCGTTACCGGCGCACGCGCTCGGGGCGTGAAGATTTTCTATGTGCCGCATGGCCTTCACGAACACAGTTTCGACGACGTGACCCATGTCCACCCGCGTTGGCAATGGGCAATGGAAAACAAGGTGTTCTGGATGGGAGAGTGGGGCTCCGACTTCTATCCCACCTTCAAACCGCATGACGGGGACGTCATCATCAGTCGACACCGCACGTTCGACAGCTTCGTCAACACCGACATGCTGGCCAAGCTCAAGGAGCACAAGATTGAAAAGGTGGTCCTCGCCGGCCTGACCTCGCACACGTGCGTGGAAAGCGCGGGCCGACATGCGCTGGAGGAGGGATTCCATGTCACTTTCCTCACAGATGGCGTGGCCGAGTTTACAGAGGAGGCGCACAGGGCGGCCATTGATCTCTCCTATCCGACCTTCGGGCATGAGGTGACGACCATCGACGAATTCCTTGCTGCCATCGATCCGGCATGA